From Salvelinus sp. IW2-2015 linkage group LG33, ASM291031v2, whole genome shotgun sequence, one genomic window encodes:
- the LOC111957587 gene encoding calcium-binding protein 7-like, whose translation MIVNYRKRWTEHAPILNDGAVVEQVEGFKFLGIREAFNGDGQVDFEEFVTLLGPKLTAAGMPDKFHGTDFDSVFWKTDMQKLTVEELKRLLYDTFSDHLTMKDIENIIMTEESHIANPGACQVDIDTSPTQQVKQTCVRKSLICAFAIAFIISVMLIAANQVLRSGMK comes from the exons atgattgtgaactacaggaaaaggtggaccgagcatgcccctatTCTcaacgacggggctgtagtggagcaggttgagggcttcaagttccttg GGATCCGCGAGGCGTTCAATG GTGATGGTCAGGTGGATTTCGAAGAGTTTGTCACTCTCCTCGGACCCAAGCTGACAGCAGCCGGAATGCCAGACAAGTTCCACGGAACAGACTTTGACTCTGTGTTCTGGAAG acTGACATGCAGAAGCTGAcggtggaggagctgaagaggcTGCTGTACGATACATTCTCCGACCACCTTACCATGAAGGATATCGAGAACATCATCATGACCGAGGAGAGCCACATAGCGAACCCAGGGGCCTGCCAGGTGGATATAGACA CTAGTCCAACGCAGCAAGTCAAGCAGACGTGTGTACGCAAGAGCCTGATATGTGCTTTTGCCATCGCTTTCATCATCAGCGTCATGCTTATCGCAGCCAATCAGGTGCTTCGGAGCGGCATGAAGTAG